The Aeromicrobium sp. Leaf245 genome includes a region encoding these proteins:
- a CDS encoding TetR/AcrR family transcriptional regulator, translated as MSETPTLRPRAGRLPRRARRAQLLEVALEVFVEQGYHAASMDEIAERAGVSKPVVYQHFPGKLDLYLALLESSCDEVVDEVKQALASTQDNRRRVEATMELWYQYVADQGAAFRLVFESDLTNDPDVREQVDRVVRESAVAIAEVIREDTGLPQEAAYLLAVSLVGMGHVGARNWLSESSALSQDDAVRLVAGLAWRGIGGFPRETNDPA; from the coding sequence GTGAGCGAGACCCCCACCCTGCGTCCGCGCGCCGGCCGACTGCCGCGACGCGCCCGACGCGCCCAGCTCCTGGAGGTCGCCCTCGAGGTCTTCGTCGAGCAGGGGTACCACGCCGCGTCGATGGACGAGATCGCCGAGCGTGCCGGAGTGTCCAAGCCGGTCGTGTACCAGCACTTCCCCGGCAAGCTCGACCTCTACCTGGCCCTGCTCGAGAGCTCGTGCGACGAGGTCGTCGACGAGGTCAAGCAGGCGCTCGCCTCCACGCAGGACAACCGTCGTCGCGTCGAGGCCACGATGGAGCTCTGGTACCAGTACGTCGCCGACCAGGGCGCCGCGTTCCGCCTCGTGTTCGAGTCCGACCTCACCAACGACCCCGACGTCCGGGAGCAGGTCGACCGGGTCGTGCGCGAGTCGGCCGTCGCGATCGCCGAGGTGATCCGCGAGGACACCGGCCTGCCGCAGGAGGCCGCGTACCTGCTGGCCGTCAGCCTCGTGGGCATGGGCCACGTCGGCGCGCGCAACTGGCTCTCGGAGTCGTCGGCGCTGTCGCAGGATGACGCCGTGCGGCTCGTCGCCGGGCTCGCCTGGCGCGGCATCGGCGGCTTCCCCCGCGAGACCAACGACCCCGCCTGA
- the moeZ gene encoding adenylyltransferase/sulfurtransferase MoeZ has product MVAPIVEPADELTIDEVRRYSRHLIIPDVGMDGQKRLKNAKVLVIGAGGLGSPALLYLAAAGVGTLGIIDDDVVDESNLQRQVIHGQSDIDRPKAVSAAESVAEVNPYVKTVVHQERLDTDNVLDIFAQYDLIVDGTDNFATRYLVNDAAVILGKPYVWGSIYRFEGQVSVFWAQEGPQYRDLYPEPPPPGMVPSCAEGGVLGVLCASIGSIMVTEAIKLITGIGDPLIGRLMVYDALEMRYTTLKVQRDPNGVLPTELLSDYEAFCGAISDEAADAAADSTISVGTLDGWLKERADGGRDFVLVDVREPVERDINHIPGSVLIPKGDFLNGKAFSELPDDKQVVLHCKSGVRSAEALAVLKGAGYKDAVHVGGGVVAWVNQIDPSQPTY; this is encoded by the coding sequence GTGGTCGCCCCCATCGTGGAACCCGCCGACGAACTCACCATCGACGAGGTCCGCCGCTACAGCCGGCACCTGATCATCCCCGACGTCGGGATGGACGGGCAGAAGCGGCTCAAGAACGCCAAGGTGCTGGTCATCGGAGCCGGCGGTCTCGGCAGCCCTGCCCTGCTCTACCTGGCCGCTGCCGGCGTCGGCACGCTCGGCATCATCGACGACGACGTGGTCGACGAGTCGAACCTGCAGCGTCAGGTGATCCACGGCCAGTCCGACATCGACCGGCCCAAGGCCGTGAGTGCCGCGGAGTCGGTGGCCGAGGTCAACCCGTACGTGAAGACCGTCGTGCACCAGGAGCGGCTCGACACCGACAACGTGCTCGACATCTTCGCCCAGTACGACCTGATCGTCGACGGCACCGACAACTTCGCCACGCGCTACCTGGTCAACGACGCCGCGGTCATCCTCGGCAAGCCCTACGTGTGGGGGTCGATCTACCGCTTCGAGGGCCAGGTGTCGGTGTTCTGGGCCCAGGAGGGTCCGCAGTACCGCGACCTCTACCCCGAGCCGCCGCCGCCGGGCATGGTCCCGTCGTGCGCCGAGGGCGGAGTGCTCGGAGTCCTGTGCGCGTCGATCGGCTCGATCATGGTCACCGAGGCCATCAAGCTGATCACCGGCATCGGCGACCCGCTCATCGGTCGCCTCATGGTCTACGACGCGCTCGAGATGCGGTACACGACGCTCAAGGTCCAGCGCGACCCGAACGGCGTGCTGCCCACCGAGCTGCTGAGCGACTACGAGGCGTTCTGCGGTGCGATCAGCGACGAGGCGGCCGATGCGGCAGCGGACTCGACGATCTCCGTGGGCACGCTCGACGGCTGGCTGAAGGAGCGCGCCGACGGTGGCCGCGACTTCGTGCTCGTCGACGTGCGCGAGCCGGTCGAGCGGGACATCAACCACATCCCGGGCTCGGTCCTCATCCCGAAGGGCGACTTCCTCAACGGCAAGGCGTTCTCCGAGCTGCCCGACGACAAGCAGGTCGTGCTCCACTGCAAGTCGGGCGTGCGGTCGGCCGAGGCGCTCGCCGTGCTGAAGGGTGCCGGCTACAAGGACGCGGTGCACGTCGGCGGCGGCGTCGTGGCCTGGGTCAACCAGATCGACCCGAGCCAGCCGACCTACTGA
- a CDS encoding DUF3107 domain-containing protein, translating into MEVKIGVQNAARELSVETDEAPESVLAKLDTALKDETVFSLTDEKDRTVAVPADKVAYLYFTADTGRKVGFGAVTQETT; encoded by the coding sequence ATGGAGGTCAAGATCGGCGTGCAGAACGCCGCCCGCGAGCTGTCCGTCGAGACCGACGAGGCGCCCGAGTCGGTGCTCGCCAAGCTCGACACCGCCCTGAAGGACGAGACGGTCTTCAGCCTCACCGACGAGAAGGACCGCACCGTCGCGGTCCCGGCCGACAAGGTCGCCTACCTGTACTTCACCGCCGACACCGGCCGCAAGGTCGGCTTCGGTGCGGTCACGCAGGAGACCACCTGA
- a CDS encoding DUF2461 domain-containing protein: MSFEGFPVAALDFYDDLEVDNTKAFWEEHRHVYDAAVKQPMTALMAELADEFVPDGESAKIFRPFRDVRFSNDKTPYKTHQGAFVPVAPATGYYVQVGAPGVRTGVGFYHATPARLASFREAVDHETFGTGLQHIVARLEGRGWTVGGDAVKTAPRGWSADHPRIDLLRHRTLTLGRDHGFEPYVHTAELLEHVREDWCAGRTFLDWILTHVRG; this comes from the coding sequence ATGAGCTTCGAAGGCTTCCCCGTCGCGGCGCTCGACTTCTACGACGACCTCGAGGTCGACAACACGAAGGCGTTCTGGGAGGAGCACCGCCACGTCTACGACGCGGCGGTCAAGCAGCCCATGACCGCGCTCATGGCCGAGCTGGCCGACGAGTTCGTCCCTGACGGCGAGAGCGCGAAGATCTTCCGCCCGTTCCGCGACGTGCGGTTCTCGAACGACAAGACTCCCTACAAGACGCACCAGGGTGCGTTCGTGCCCGTGGCGCCCGCGACCGGGTACTACGTCCAGGTCGGCGCGCCCGGTGTGCGCACCGGAGTCGGGTTCTACCACGCCACGCCCGCCCGGCTCGCCTCGTTCCGCGAGGCCGTCGACCACGAGACCTTCGGGACCGGGCTCCAGCACATCGTCGCGCGACTGGAGGGCCGGGGCTGGACGGTCGGCGGCGACGCCGTCAAGACCGCGCCGCGCGGCTGGTCGGCCGACCACCCGCGCATCGACCTGCTGCGCCACCGCACGCTCACCCTCGGGCGCGACCACGGCTTCGAGCCGTACGTGCACACCGCCGAGCTGCTCGAGCACGTGCGCGAGGACTGGTGCGCCGGACGGACGTTCCTCGACTGGATCCTCACCCACGTCCGCGGCTGA